A window of the Pseudomonas sp. B21_DOA genome harbors these coding sequences:
- the lpxC gene encoding UDP-3-O-acyl-N-acetylglucosamine deacetylase, which yields MIKQRTLKNIIRATGVGLHSGEKVYLTLKPAPVDTGIVFCRADLDPVVQIPARAENVGETTMSTTLINGDVKVDTVEHLLSAMAGLGIDNAYVELSASEVPIMDGSAGPFVFLIQSAGLEEQDAAKKFIRILREVTVEDGDKRATFVPFEGFKVSFEIDFDHPVFRDRTQSASVDFSSTSFVKEVSRARTFGFMSDIEYLRKHNLALGGSVENAIVVDADGVLNEDGLRYEDEFVKHKILDAIGDLYLLGNSLIGEFKGFKSGHALNNQLLRKLIEQTDAWEVVTFEDASTAPISYMRPVAAV from the coding sequence ATGATTAAACAACGCACACTGAAAAATATTATCCGTGCCACAGGTGTAGGCCTGCACTCCGGTGAGAAGGTCTATCTGACCCTCAAGCCTGCGCCTGTCGACACTGGCATTGTGTTTTGTCGCGCTGACCTCGACCCTGTGGTGCAGATTCCTGCCCGCGCGGAAAACGTCGGTGAAACCACTATGTCGACGACGCTGATCAATGGCGACGTCAAAGTGGACACGGTAGAGCACTTGCTCTCGGCCATGGCTGGCCTGGGCATCGATAACGCCTACGTCGAGCTCTCCGCGTCCGAAGTCCCGATCATGGATGGCAGCGCTGGACCCTTCGTATTCCTGATTCAATCGGCTGGCCTGGAAGAGCAGGACGCCGCCAAGAAATTCATCCGCATCCTGCGTGAAGTGACAGTGGAAGACGGCGACAAGCGCGCCACTTTCGTCCCTTTCGAAGGCTTCAAGGTGAGCTTCGAGATCGATTTCGATCACCCGGTATTCCGGGACCGCACCCAGAGTGCAAGCGTGGATTTTTCCAGCACTTCGTTCGTAAAAGAAGTCAGCCGCGCCCGTACCTTTGGTTTCATGAGTGACATCGAGTACCTGCGCAAGCACAACCTCGCACTCGGCGGCAGCGTGGAAAACGCGATCGTGGTCGACGCTGATGGCGTGTTGAACGAAGACGGTCTTCGTTATGAAGACGAATTCGTCAAACACAAGATCCTCGATGCGATTGGCGACCTGTACCTGCTGGGCAACAGCCTGATTGGTGAGTTCAAAGGCTTCAAGTCCGGTCATGCACTGAACAACCAGCTGCTGCGCAAATTGATTGAGCAGACAGATGCGTGGGAAGTGGTGACGTTCGAAGACGCCAGCACCGCACCAATCTCTTACATGCGCCCTGTTGCGGCCGTGTAA
- the ftsZ gene encoding cell division protein FtsZ, which produces MFELVDNIPASPVIKVIGVGGGGGNAVNHMVKSNIEGVEFICANTDAQALKNIGARTILQLGTGVTKGLGAGANPEVGRQAALEDRERIAEVLAGTNMVFITTGMGGGTGTGAAPIIAEVAKEMGILTVAVVTRPFPFEGRKRMQIADEGIRMLSESVDSLITIPNEKLLTILGKDASLLSAFAKADDVLAGAVRGISDIIKRPGMINVDFADVRTVMSEMGMAMMGTGCASGPNRAREATEAAIRNPLLEDVNLQGARGILVNITAGPDLSLGEYSDVGSIIEAFASEHAMVKVGTVIDPDMRDELHVTVVATGLGAKIEKPVKVIDNTVHTSMASAQVQQPAPARQEQPAVNYRDLDRPTVMRNQAQAGAAAAAKMNPQDDLDYLDIPAFLRRQAD; this is translated from the coding sequence ATGTTCGAACTCGTAGACAACATCCCCGCAAGCCCGGTAATCAAAGTTATCGGTGTCGGCGGTGGCGGCGGCAACGCTGTCAATCACATGGTCAAGAGCAACATCGAAGGCGTTGAGTTCATCTGCGCCAACACCGATGCTCAAGCGCTGAAAAACATCGGCGCGCGGACCATCCTGCAACTGGGCACTGGCGTGACCAAAGGCCTGGGCGCAGGCGCTAACCCTGAGGTCGGCCGTCAAGCCGCTCTGGAAGACCGCGAGCGCATCGCTGAGGTGCTGGCCGGCACCAACATGGTGTTCATCACCACCGGCATGGGCGGCGGTACCGGTACCGGTGCAGCGCCGATCATTGCCGAAGTGGCCAAGGAAATGGGCATCCTGACCGTTGCGGTCGTGACCCGTCCGTTCCCGTTCGAAGGCCGCAAGCGTATGCAGATCGCCGACGAAGGCATCCGCATGCTTTCGGAAAGCGTCGACTCGCTGATCACCATTCCGAACGAAAAACTGCTGACCATCCTCGGCAAGGACGCAAGCCTCTTGTCGGCTTTCGCCAAGGCTGACGATGTTCTGGCCGGTGCCGTTCGCGGTATCTCCGACATCATCAAGCGTCCGGGCATGATCAACGTCGACTTCGCCGACGTTCGCACCGTGATGAGCGAAATGGGCATGGCGATGATGGGCACTGGCTGCGCCAGCGGTCCGAACCGTGCACGTGAAGCCACCGAAGCGGCAATCCGCAACCCGCTGCTGGAAGACGTCAACCTGCAAGGCGCGCGCGGCATTCTGGTGAACATCACCGCCGGTCCTGACCTGTCCCTGGGTGAGTACTCCGACGTTGGTTCGATTATCGAAGCCTTCGCTTCCGAGCACGCGATGGTCAAGGTCGGTACCGTTATCGATCCGGACATGCGCGACGAGCTGCACGTCACCGTGGTTGCCACCGGTCTGGGCGCGAAAATCGAGAAGCCTGTGAAGGTCATCGACAACACCGTTCACACCTCGATGGCTTCGGCGCAGGTGCAACAACCAGCTCCGGCCCGTCAGGAGCAGCCAGCGGTGAACTACCGTGATCTGGACCGTCCGACCGTCATGCGCAATCAGGCTCAGGCCGGTGCTGCGGCTGCCGCGAAGATGAATCCGCAGGATGACCTGGACTACCTGGACATTCCGGCATTCCTGCGTCGTCAGGCCGATTGA